The following proteins are encoded in a genomic region of Corythoichthys intestinalis isolate RoL2023-P3 chromosome 5, ASM3026506v1, whole genome shotgun sequence:
- the LOC130916095 gene encoding leucine-rich repeat-containing protein 10B, whose translation MGNSSGKGEGDEEEEEEEEEKDGEEVEIVQKKKIKEEEVEEELPLGVDELLESGDPVLDLSYRKFKRLPARVCGLMHLEKLYVCGNSLRALPDGITQLQGLRILALDFNKMEDVPLAICQLANLSRLYLGSNRLMTLPPELKNLRCLRCLWLESNYFQWFPKELYELPNLKSLQIGDNRLKTLPPDLCRMENLRGLWLYGNRFQTFPKVLLSMDGLEILDLDRNKISEFPNLKRITSLRLFSYDHNPVKEPPKVGDEVTVVGEGAAEFLEEREARKDRQRKEAEEAALAGEEPIIHGILKNSGSRQAANEDNFKEGEGEEAESPVFEYDGGELEYDDEAFEYETEELICEGDALDYEGEELEYDRAYMDYEYEEEMEKKVEV comes from the coding sequence ATGGGCAACTCCTCCGGCAAAGGCGAGGGagatgaggaggaggaggaggaagaggaggagaaaGATGGCGAAGAGGTGGAAATAGTGCAGAAGAAAAAGATCAAAGAAGAAGAAGTCGAAGAAGAGCTTCCTTTGGGGGTGGATGAATTGTTGGAGAGTGGAGATCCCGTGTTGGATTTAAGCTACCGTAAATTTAAACGTTTACCTGCTCGTGTTTGTGGACTGATGCATTTGGAAAAGCTCTACGTTTGTGGGAATAGCCTGCGCGCTCTTCCCGACGGTATAACTCAGCTCCAAGGTCTTCGGATTCTGGCCCTGGACTTCAACAAGATGGAGGATGTTCCTCTTGCCATCTGCCAGCTGGCTAACCTCAGCCGTCTCTACCTGGGCAGCAaccgtcttatgacgctgccacCCGAGCTGAAGAACCTGCGATGTCTCCGCTGCTTGTGGCTGGAGAGCAACTACTTCCAGTGGTTTCCCAAAGAGCTGTACGAACTTCCCAACCTCAAATCCTTGCAGATAGGTGACAATCGACTGAAGACGTTGCCTCCTGACCTTTGCCGCATGGAGAATTTAAGAGGACTGTGGCTCTACGGGAATCGCTTCCAAACCTTTCCGAAAGTCCTCCTGAGCATGGACGGCTTGGAGATTCTGGACCTTGACCGCAACAAAATATCCGAGTTCCCCAACCTGAAGCGCATCACATCCCTTCGTCTCTTCTCTTACGACCACAATCCGGTCAAGGAGCCTCCTAAAGTGGGAGATGAGGTGACAGTAGTTGGAGAAGGTGCAGCGGAGTTCTTGGAGGAACGTGAGGCTAGGAAGGACAGGCAGCGCAAGGAGGCAGAAGAGGCTGCTCTGGCGGGCGAAGAGCCCATCATTCACGGCATCTTGAAGAACAGCGGCTCCAGACAAGCCGCTAACGAGGACAACTTCAAGGAAGGAGAAGGGGAGGAGGCTGAATCTCCCGTCTTTGAATACGACGGTGGCGAGTTGGAGTATGACGACGAGGCATTTGAGTATGAAACCGAGGAGCTGATCTGTGAGGGGGATGCTTTGGACTATGAGGGTGAGGAGCTGGAGTATGACAGGGCTTATATGGACTATGAGTACGAGGAGGAAATGGAAAAGAAGGTGGAGGTATAA